The following proteins are co-located in the Anomalospiza imberbis isolate Cuckoo-Finch-1a 21T00152 chromosome Z, ASM3175350v1, whole genome shotgun sequence genome:
- the HAUS1 gene encoding HAUS augmin-like complex subunit 1, whose product MAAAAGTPRSDSFQEKLVRVTLWLKKLFTIVPIPVYEVNERTVDILHEVMERNEEREKDVMLLIKDMKDRASKYEAETDYRHGILRETLGFYGSTLYEETTEDLIDLLGSAFELEVEDTSLTSFYCAINDMTLELYETKFKNEEMELKLKTLLKKLTSALMVQKRIEEDVRKLEKYQRVEKVRVESQSKVLNFLKLKSKDMKIRIWDAEDELIARGLDRSLTHEALMKSSEELAALHKKMEPLKLELASYHDLPPSIPLAKVKVEEERRKLKALDEELTREIEAVPFELT is encoded by the exons atggcggcggcggcgggaacACCGCGCAGCGACTCCTTCCAGGAGAAGCTCGTACGG GTTACTTTATGgctgaagaaattatttacgATTGTGCCTATTCCAGTGTATGAGGTGAATGAAAGGACAGTGGATATTTTGCATGAAGTTATGGAGCGCaatgaagagagagagaaggatgttATGTTGCTGATAAAGGACATGAAGGACCGGGCATCCAAATATGAAGCAGAAA CTGATTACAGGCATGGTATTCTTCGAGAAACCCTGGGTTTTTATGGGAGCACTCTGTACGAAGAGACCACCGAAGACCTCATTGACCTGCTAGGAAGTGCATTTGAACTCGAAGTGGAGGACACGTCTCTTACCAG CTTCTACTGTGCCATCAATGACATGACCTTGGAACTGtatgaaacaaaatttaaaaatgaagaaatggaACTGAAATTGAAGACTCTCCTGAAAAAACTAACTTCAGCACTGATGGTGCAAAAGCGGATAGAGGA GGATGTTCGAAAACTGGAGAAGTATCAGAGAGTAGAAAAGGTCAGAGTTGAGTCTCAATCCAAGGTCCTGAATTTCCTGAAACTTAAGTCTAAGGATATGAAAATAAGGATCTGGGATGCTGAG GATGAGCTTATTGCCAGGGGGTTGGACAGATCCTTGACACATGAGGCACTCATGAAATCATCTGAG GAACTGGCTGCACTGCATAAAAAAATGGAGCCATTGAAGTTGGAACTGGCGTCCTATCATGATTTACCTCCT AGCATTCCCTTGGCAAAAGTGAAGgtggaagaagagagaagaaaactt AAAGCCTTGGATGAAGAGTTAACAAGGGAGATCGAGGCTGTGCCTTTCGAGCTGACATAG